From Arachis stenosperma cultivar V10309 chromosome 2, arast.V10309.gnm1.PFL2, whole genome shotgun sequence, one genomic window encodes:
- the LOC130960393 gene encoding cell division protein FtsZ homolog 2-1, chloroplastic-like, with the protein MMATCMSTSFAPCKTRNSAMVLNVVGGRTLTENYLGRVFFMKMYNKKYEFSGGIRNSGLVQVKCSANSHRVSPYHSQDPFLNLHPEVSMLRGEGSNSGSNPRRDDGSGRDVSETLGVTPNPSNYSEAKIKVIGVGGGGSNAVNRMIESKMGGVEFWIVNTDIQAMRMSPVLPENRLQIGLELTRGLGAGGNPEMGMNAAKESKESIEEALFGADMVFVTAGMGGGTGTGGAPVIASIAKSMGILTVGIVTTPFSFEGRKRAIQAQEGVTALRDNVDTLIVIPNDKLLTAVSESTPVTEAFNLADDILRQGVRGISDIIMIPGMVNVDFADVRAIMANAGSSLMGIGTATGKSRARDAALNAIQSPLLDIGIERATGIVWNITGGTDLTLFEVNAAAEVIYDLVDPTANLIFGAVIDPSLSGQVSITLIATGFKRQEDGEGRPPQAAQLAQGDTTVGINRRSASFTSGGFVEIPEFLKKKGQTRYPRA; encoded by the exons ATGATGGCTACTTGTATGTCAACAAGTTTTGCACCTTGTAAGACCAGGAATTCAGCAATGGTGCTTAATGTTGTTGGGGGGAGAACATTGACAGAGAATTACCTTGGTAGGGTCTTTTTCATGAAAATGTATAACAAGAAGTATGAATTTTCGGGTGGCATTCGAAACTCGGGTCTAGTTCAAGTTAAGTGTTCAGCAAATTCCCATAGGGTTAGTCCATATCATAGTCAAGACCCTTTTCTAAATTTACATCCTGAGGTGTCAATGTTAAGAGGAGAAGGGAGCAATTCAGGGAGCAACCCGAGAAGGGACGATGGTTCGGGTAGAGATGTGTCGGAGACTTTAGGAGTTACTCCTAATCCTAGTAATTACAGTGAAGCAAAGATCAAGGTTATTGGTGTTGGAGGTGGTGGATCAAATGCAGTGAATAGGATGATAGAGAGTAAAATGGGTGGTGTGGAGTTCTGGATTGTTAATACTGATATTCAAGCCATGAGAATGTCACCTGTCTTGCCTGAAAACCGTTTGCAAATCGGTCTGGAGCTTACACGAGGTCTTGGTGCCGGTGGTAACCCTGAGATGGGCATGAATGCTgcaaaagaaagcaaagaatCAATAGAAGAAGCACTTTTTGGAGCTGACATGGTCTTTGTAACA GCCGGAATGGGAGGGGGAACAGGCACAGGTGGAGCTCCAGTTATTGCTAGTATTGCAAAATCAATGGGTATACTGACTGTTGGTATTGTCACCACCCCTTTCTCATTTGAAGGACGAAAGCGAGCTATTCAAGCGCAAGAAGGAGTTACAGCCTTGAGAGACAATGTTGACACTCTGATAGTTATTCCAAATGACAAGCTACTAACAGCGGTTTCTGAATCCACCCCTGTAACTGAAGCATTCAATCTAGCTGATGATATTCTTCGACAAGGTGTTCGTGGCATATCTGATATTATAATG ATACCTGGTATGGTAAATGTAGATTTTGCAGATGTTCGAGCAATAATGGCCAATGCAGGTTCTTCACTGATGGGGATAGGAACTGCCACTG GGAAATCCAGGGCAAGGGATGCTGCATTAAACGCTATCCAATCACCTTTGCTAGATATTGGAATAGAGAGGGCTACTGGAATTGTATGGAACATAACTGGTGGAACTGATCTTACCTTATTTGAG GTAAATGCTGCAGCAGAGGTTATATATGACCTTGTCGACCCTACGGCGAATTTAATATTTGGAGCAGTTATAGATCCATCACTTAGTGGTCAA GTAAGCATAACACTAATTGCGACCGGATTCAAGCGTCAAGAGGACGGCGAGGGCAGGCCCCCACAG GCTGCTCAACTCGCACAGGGAGATACGACAGTTGGTATCAATCGGCGATCTGCCTCGTTCACCAGTGGAGGTTTTGTTGAGATCCCCGAATTCCTAAAGAAGAAAGGCCAGACACGCTATCCGAGGGCTTAA